From a single Gemmatimonadales bacterium genomic region:
- the rplB gene encoding 50S ribosomal protein L2, with amino-acid sequence MAIRQYRPTSAGTRFRSVASFDEITRSTPEKSLLEPLKKKGGRNNKGHVTMRAIGGGHRQHYRIIDFKRDKHGIPGTVAHIEYDPNRSARIALIVYADGEKRYILHPAGLKQGDRIQSGPGTDARTGNALPLGEIPLGTNVHNIELKVGKGGSIARSAGQYAQVMAREGKYVTLRLKSGEMRMVLSRCTATIGEVGNAEHELISLGKAGKTRWLGRRGKVRGVAKNPVDHPLGGGEGKSSGGRPPVSPWGKREGVKTRRRKNATNRLIVRGRKRGKATGGGAS; translated from the coding sequence ATGGCTATTCGGCAATATCGCCCGACGTCAGCGGGCACCCGGTTCCGGTCGGTCGCGAGTTTCGATGAGATCACGCGTTCGACGCCGGAAAAGTCCTTGCTCGAGCCGCTCAAGAAAAAGGGCGGTCGGAACAACAAGGGACACGTCACGATGCGTGCCATCGGTGGCGGTCACCGGCAGCACTATCGGATCATCGATTTCAAGCGCGACAAGCACGGGATTCCGGGCACGGTGGCGCACATCGAGTACGATCCGAATCGGAGCGCTCGGATTGCGCTGATCGTCTACGCGGACGGTGAGAAGCGTTACATCCTGCATCCGGCCGGTCTCAAGCAGGGTGATCGGATTCAGAGCGGCCCGGGCACCGACGCGCGGACAGGCAATGCCTTGCCGCTCGGAGAGATTCCGCTTGGTACCAACGTACACAACATCGAGCTCAAGGTCGGCAAGGGCGGTTCGATTGCCCGGAGTGCCGGTCAGTATGCTCAGGTGATGGCGCGGGAAGGCAAGTACGTCACGCTTCGGCTCAAGTCGGGCGAGATGCGGATGGTGCTGTCACGCTGCACCGCCACGATCGGCGAAGTCGGTAACGCCGAGCACGAGCTGATCTCGCTGGGCAAGGCGGGGAAGACCCGCTGGCTCGGTCGCCGCGGCAAAGTGCGTGGTGTCGCGAAGAACCCGGTTGACCATCCGCTCGGCGGTGGTGAGGGTAAGAGCTCGGGTGGCCGTCCGCCGGTTTCCCCGTGGGGTAAGCGCGAAGGTGTCAAGACGCGGCGGCGGAAGAATGCCACGAATCGGTTGATCGTTCGCGGACGGAAGCGCGGTAAGGCCACTGGCGGTGGAGCGTCGTAA
- the rpsS gene encoding 30S ribosomal protein S19 has product MSRSIKKGPYVHESLLRKVQVLNTKNSKQVIKTWSRASTVLPEFVGHTFGVHNGNKHVPVYVTENMVGHKLGEFAPTRTFKGHSGKLVADKKAKPE; this is encoded by the coding sequence ATGAGCCGGAGCATCAAGAAGGGACCGTATGTTCATGAATCCTTGCTCCGCAAGGTGCAGGTCTTGAACACGAAGAACAGCAAGCAGGTCATCAAGACCTGGAGCCGTGCGAGCACGGTGCTGCCGGAGTTCGTTGGCCACACGTTCGGGGTGCATAACGGCAACAAGCATGTGCCGGTGTATGTCACCGAAAACATGGTGGGTCACAAACTCGGCGAGTTTGCACCGACCCGTACCTTCAAGGGCCACAGCGGCAAGCTGGTGGCTGACAAGAAGGCGAAGCCGGAGTGA
- the rplX gene encoding 50S ribosomal protein L24 — MSITKGDTVQVISGEHAGQRARVLRVHPKTGRVTLEGVNLVKRHLKASGPNQQSGIVERPAPIHHSNVMLLDPKTGEPTRIRRQKDKDGTVERIAVKSGQSIARNR, encoded by the coding sequence ATGTCGATCACCAAGGGTGATACGGTTCAGGTCATTTCGGGTGAGCATGCCGGGCAGCGCGCTCGGGTGCTGCGGGTCCATCCCAAGACGGGACGGGTCACGCTCGAAGGAGTGAACCTGGTCAAGCGCCATCTCAAGGCGAGCGGTCCGAATCAGCAGTCGGGCATCGTGGAGCGCCCGGCGCCGATCCACCACTCGAACGTGATGTTACTCGACCCGAAGACGGGTGAGCCGACCAGGATTCGGCGGCAGAAGGACAAGGACGGCACGGTTGAGCGGATCGCCGTCAAGTCCGGACAGTCGATCGCGAGGAATCGGTAA
- the rplC gene encoding 50S ribosomal protein L3: MTAGLIGRKIGMTRVFVDDGSSVPVTVIEVGPCRVLQVREDGVQLGYGQKRAQRASKAEVGHAKAAGVEGAPSVVRTFAVNGDAPKLGDTVTVDIFAAGELVKITGRSKGRGFQGLVHRYGAGGGPASHGNTRHRKPGSIGAGTDPSRVIKGKRMPGHMGDRRHTELGLKVVRVDAERNLLFVRGAIPGAKNGIVTVAKQGGKSRHD, translated from the coding sequence ATGACGGCTGGATTGATTGGACGGAAAATCGGGATGACCCGCGTGTTCGTGGACGACGGCTCATCGGTACCGGTCACGGTGATCGAAGTCGGTCCCTGCCGGGTGCTCCAGGTGCGTGAGGACGGCGTGCAGCTCGGCTACGGTCAGAAGCGTGCACAGCGTGCCAGCAAAGCCGAAGTCGGGCATGCCAAGGCGGCCGGCGTCGAGGGAGCACCGAGTGTGGTGCGCACCTTCGCGGTCAACGGCGATGCCCCGAAACTCGGCGACACGGTGACGGTCGACATCTTTGCGGCCGGTGAACTGGTCAAGATCACGGGCCGTTCGAAGGGCCGTGGCTTCCAGGGTCTGGTGCACCGCTACGGTGCCGGTGGTGGGCCTGCCTCACACGGTAACACGCGGCATCGGAAGCCGGGCTCGATCGGCGCCGGTACGGATCCGTCGCGGGTCATCAAGGGCAAGCGGATGCCTGGCCACATGGGCGATCGTCGGCACACCGAGCTCGGGCTCAAGGTGGTGCGGGTCGATGCGGAGCGGAATCTGTTGTTCGTCCGCGGCGCAATCCCGGGTGCCAAGAACGGCATCGTGACGGTGGCGAAGCAGGGAGGTAAGAGTCGCCATGATTGA
- the rplV gene encoding 50S ribosomal protein L22, which produces MSQGHAIQRHVRQSPRKMRLVIDLIRGKDVNEALAILKFNKRNAAKQIAKTLKSAVSNAEQKALAANERFDADELVVARALVNGGKPLKRIHAAAQGRATPIKKRTSHVEIHVRSKE; this is translated from the coding sequence ATGTCGCAAGGACACGCAATCCAGCGGCACGTCCGCCAGAGTCCGCGCAAGATGCGCCTGGTGATCGACTTGATCCGCGGGAAGGACGTCAACGAGGCGTTGGCGATCCTCAAGTTCAACAAGCGGAATGCGGCGAAGCAGATCGCCAAGACGCTCAAGAGCGCGGTGTCGAACGCCGAGCAGAAGGCCCTCGCGGCCAATGAGCGGTTCGACGCCGACGAGCTGGTGGTCGCCCGCGCGCTGGTCAACGGGGGTAAGCCGCTCAAGCGGATCCACGCTGCGGCGCAGGGCCGGGCCACACCGATCAAGAAGCGGACGAGCCACGTGGAGATCCACGTGCGGAGCAAGGAGTAG
- the rpsC gene encoding 30S ribosomal protein S3: MGQKTNPVGFRLGIVKPWVSRWYAGKDMPALLKEDELIRKYLMTRLGHAAIAEIHIERRPGKVTVTVHTGRPGVVIGKKGAEVDKLRDELAQLTSKEAAINVEEIKRPETSAQLVGDNIAHQIIQRISFRRAMKRAVQAAMRMGAQGIRVRVSGRLGGAEIARTEKYHEGRVPLHTLRADIDYATSTAKTTYGTIGIKVWIFRGEVVEDVTGKTYSTGA; the protein is encoded by the coding sequence ATGGGTCAGAAAACCAATCCGGTCGGGTTTCGGCTCGGGATCGTCAAGCCGTGGGTGTCCCGCTGGTATGCGGGGAAGGACATGCCCGCGCTGCTCAAGGAAGACGAGCTGATCCGGAAGTACTTGATGACCCGTCTCGGCCACGCGGCCATTGCGGAGATCCACATCGAGCGGCGGCCTGGCAAGGTCACCGTGACGGTCCATACGGGCCGGCCGGGTGTGGTGATCGGTAAGAAGGGCGCCGAGGTCGACAAGCTCCGGGACGAGCTGGCACAGCTGACGTCGAAGGAAGCGGCGATCAACGTCGAGGAAATCAAGCGGCCCGAGACGTCCGCGCAGCTGGTGGGCGACAACATCGCGCATCAGATCATCCAGCGGATTTCGTTCCGCCGGGCGATGAAGCGGGCGGTCCAGGCGGCGATGCGGATGGGTGCGCAAGGTATCCGCGTTCGAGTGTCCGGTCGACTCGGCGGGGCCGAGATCGCGCGGACGGAAAAGTATCACGAAGGCCGGGTGCCGCTGCATACGCTGCGAGCGGACATCGACTACGCGACGAGCACGGCGAAGACCACCTACGGTACCATCGGTATCAAGGTCTGGATCTTCCGCGGTGAGGTCGTGGAAGACGTCACCGGCAAGACGTACAGCACGGGGGCATAA
- the rpmC gene encoding 50S ribosomal protein L29, whose translation MKAQRASDLAQLSVEELEAKLAEFKEEQFRIRFRTATEAVENPIQFRTRRRDIARIKTVLRQKGHEA comes from the coding sequence ATGAAGGCGCAACGAGCGTCGGACCTGGCGCAGCTTTCGGTAGAGGAACTCGAGGCCAAGTTGGCCGAGTTCAAGGAAGAGCAGTTCCGGATTCGCTTCCGGACGGCAACCGAGGCGGTTGAGAACCCGATTCAGTTCCGGACCCGGCGACGGGACATCGCGCGGATCAAGACGGTGCTGCGGCAGAAGGGACATGAGGCGTAG
- the rpsH gene encoding 30S ribosomal protein S8: MSMTDPVADMLARIRNAASAGQRRVDIPASRLKVELARILHDNHYIADFKVLEDGPRGLLRITLRYHNERPVIREMKRMSSPGLRRYVKSREIPRIKNGLGMAIVSTPKGLMSDSQARAANLGGELLAVVW, encoded by the coding sequence ATGAGCATGACAGATCCTGTCGCGGATATGCTGGCCCGCATCCGCAACGCAGCATCGGCGGGCCAGCGTCGCGTGGACATTCCGGCGTCGCGACTCAAGGTCGAGTTGGCGCGGATTCTCCATGACAATCACTACATCGCGGACTTCAAGGTCCTCGAGGACGGCCCCCGCGGGCTGCTCCGCATCACCTTGCGCTACCATAACGAGCGCCCGGTGATTCGTGAGATGAAGCGGATGTCGTCACCGGGCCTGCGCCGCTACGTCAAGAGCCGCGAGATTCCCCGCATCAAGAATGGTCTCGGTATGGCCATCGTCTCGACCCCCAAGGGGTTGATGAGCGATAGTCAGGCACGAGCGGCCAACTTGGGCGGCGAACTCCTCGCGGTTGTCTGGTAG
- the rplD gene encoding 50S ribosomal protein L4, producing MIEAPLFAANGKKSGSHALPDDVFDGTVNEPVLHQAVKVYLANQRQGTHSTKTRRWVTGGNQKPWKQKGTGRARQGTTRAPHWPGGGVAHGPHPRDYTQGIPKKVKQLARRSALNARAREGALAVIEALDFAGPKTAQLAGLVEALGFAGQKVLLLTNGVRRSVYLSGRNLPSIEVLPYADASAYHILWSGAVVIERGALTGEAPIEDTVAPLAPKAAKVAAEPAKAKKAPAKRAKAAPKKAAAEAPEATEAKAVKPKATKKAPAKKAAPKKKGSE from the coding sequence ATGATTGAAGCTCCGCTGTTTGCGGCTAACGGCAAGAAGAGCGGCAGTCACGCTCTGCCGGACGATGTCTTCGATGGCACGGTGAATGAGCCGGTGCTCCATCAGGCGGTGAAGGTGTACCTGGCCAATCAGCGTCAGGGTACCCATTCGACCAAAACCCGCCGTTGGGTCACGGGTGGCAACCAGAAGCCGTGGAAGCAGAAGGGAACCGGTCGGGCGCGCCAGGGTACCACCCGGGCGCCGCATTGGCCTGGCGGTGGCGTGGCGCATGGACCGCACCCCCGCGACTACACCCAGGGCATTCCGAAGAAGGTCAAGCAGCTGGCTCGTCGCTCGGCGCTCAATGCGCGGGCGCGTGAGGGCGCGCTGGCTGTGATCGAGGCGCTCGATTTTGCCGGACCCAAGACGGCGCAGCTGGCCGGCCTGGTCGAGGCGCTCGGCTTTGCCGGACAGAAGGTACTCTTGCTCACCAACGGGGTGCGACGGAGCGTCTATCTGAGCGGTCGCAACCTGCCGTCGATCGAAGTGCTGCCGTACGCGGATGCCTCGGCCTACCACATTCTGTGGTCGGGCGCGGTGGTCATCGAGCGTGGCGCCTTGACCGGCGAGGCGCCGATCGAGGACACCGTAGCTCCTTTGGCGCCGAAGGCGGCGAAGGTCGCTGCGGAACCGGCCAAGGCCAAGAAGGCTCCGGCCAAGCGTGCCAAGGCAGCGCCCAAGAAGGCGGCGGCTGAGGCTCCGGAGGCGACCGAGGCCAAGGCTGTGAAGCCCAAGGCAACCAAGAAGGCGCCGGCCAAGAAGGCCGCGCCCAAGAAGAAGGGGAGTGAGTAA
- the rpsJ gene encoding 30S ribosomal protein S10 — translation MASKIRIRLKAFDHAVLDQAAADIVRSVEKTGAQVSGPIPLPSKIERWTVLRSPHVDKKSREQFELRTHKRLLDINDSRPQTMDALTKLDLPAGVDVEIKVE, via the coding sequence ATGGCTAGCAAGATCCGCATTCGCCTCAAGGCGTTCGATCACGCGGTGCTCGACCAGGCCGCGGCGGATATCGTGCGGTCTGTCGAAAAGACTGGTGCGCAGGTTTCGGGGCCGATTCCGCTGCCGAGCAAGATCGAGCGGTGGACGGTGCTGCGGAGCCCGCACGTGGACAAGAAGAGTCGGGAGCAGTTCGAGCTCCGGACCCACAAGCGGCTCTTGGACATCAACGACTCTCGTCCTCAGACGATGGATGCGTTGACGAAGCTCGACCTTCCGGCGGGCGTCGACGTTGAAATCAAGGTTGAGTAG
- the rplW gene encoding 50S ribosomal protein L23 → MPALHDIVVKPLVTEKSSAAYQNRKEYAFQVNPASSKRDIKNALEKLFGVTVTSVRTMQVRRAEVVRGRTRGKTGAWKKALVTLKDGDSIAVFEG, encoded by the coding sequence ATGCCCGCCCTTCATGATATCGTGGTCAAGCCGCTGGTGACGGAAAAGAGTTCCGCGGCGTACCAGAACCGGAAGGAATATGCGTTTCAGGTGAACCCGGCTTCGAGCAAGCGGGACATCAAGAACGCATTGGAGAAGCTCTTCGGCGTGACCGTCACGAGCGTGCGCACCATGCAGGTGCGGCGAGCCGAGGTGGTGCGTGGTCGCACCCGCGGCAAGACGGGCGCGTGGAAGAAGGCGCTGGTCACCCTGAAAGACGGCGACTCGATTGCCGTGTTCGAGGGCTAA
- a CDS encoding type Z 30S ribosomal protein S14, with the protein MAKTSWIERAKRVPKFKARAVRRCQRCGRARAVLRKFGLCRLCFRELALRGHLPGVRKASW; encoded by the coding sequence ATGGCGAAGACCAGTTGGATTGAGCGTGCCAAGCGGGTGCCGAAGTTCAAGGCGCGGGCCGTCCGTCGTTGCCAGCGCTGCGGTCGGGCGCGGGCTGTACTGCGGAAGTTCGGGCTCTGCCGGTTGTGCTTCCGGGAACTCGCGCTCCGGGGACATCTCCCCGGCGTGCGCAAGGCGAGTTGGTAA
- the rplN gene encoding 50S ribosomal protein L14 has product MVQQESILRVADNSGARKALVIRVLGGSKRRYAGLGDVVIVAIKDAIPTGQVKKGDVARAVIVRVAKETRRKDGSYIRFDENAAVLINDQGEPRATRIFGPVARELREKRYMKIVSLAPEVI; this is encoded by the coding sequence ATGGTCCAACAGGAATCGATTTTACGAGTCGCGGACAACAGTGGGGCGCGCAAAGCCCTCGTGATCCGCGTATTGGGCGGCTCGAAGCGGCGTTATGCCGGTTTGGGTGACGTCGTAATCGTCGCGATCAAGGATGCGATCCCGACGGGGCAGGTCAAGAAGGGTGACGTGGCCCGCGCGGTGATCGTCCGGGTCGCGAAGGAGACCCGTCGGAAGGACGGCTCCTACATCCGCTTCGACGAGAACGCGGCGGTGCTCATCAACGATCAGGGCGAGCCGCGCGCGACCCGTATCTTCGGGCCGGTTGCCCGTGAGCTGCGTGAGAAGCGCTACATGAAGATCGTGTCGCTGGCGCCGGAGGTGATCTGA
- the rplP gene encoding 50S ribosomal protein L16 has translation MLAPKRIKFRKQFKGRTRGTALRGSTIAYGEYALATTEPGWLTNRQIEASRIAISRAMKRGGKMWIRVFPDKPITKKPAETRMGSGKGNPEGWVAVVKPARILFEVEGVPEDVARKAFELASAKLPLKTRFVKREEH, from the coding sequence ATGCTTGCGCCGAAGCGGATCAAGTTCCGCAAGCAGTTCAAAGGTCGGACCCGGGGCACGGCCCTGCGTGGCAGCACCATCGCGTACGGCGAGTATGCTCTGGCGACGACGGAGCCGGGATGGCTCACCAACCGCCAGATCGAAGCGTCGCGTATCGCGATTTCGCGTGCGATGAAGCGCGGCGGCAAGATGTGGATTCGGGTGTTCCCGGATAAGCCCATCACCAAGAAGCCGGCGGAAACCCGCATGGGCTCGGGTAAGGGCAATCCGGAAGGATGGGTCGCGGTGGTCAAGCCGGCGCGGATCCTCTTCGAGGTCGAAGGGGTGCCGGAGGATGTGGCACGCAAAGCGTTCGAGCTCGCCTCGGCCAAGCTGCCGCTCAAGACCCGGTTCGTGAAGCGGGAGGAGCACTAG
- the rpsQ gene encoding 30S ribosomal protein S17: MTEQNESARNRRKVRTGVVKSDKMTNTVTVVLERRFSHPMYGKQITRTKTIKARNEKDAKAGDVVRVMETRPLAKTVRWRVTEIVERAK; the protein is encoded by the coding sequence ATGACCGAGCAGAATGAGTCGGCCCGGAATCGGCGCAAGGTGCGCACCGGTGTCGTCAAGAGCGACAAGATGACCAACACGGTCACGGTGGTGCTGGAGCGGCGGTTCTCCCACCCGATGTACGGGAAGCAGATCACCCGGACCAAGACGATCAAGGCGCGCAACGAGAAGGATGCGAAAGCCGGAGACGTGGTGCGGGTCATGGAAACGCGGCCGCTGGCGAAGACCGTCCGGTGGCGCGTGACCGAGATCGTCGAGCGCGCAAAGTAG
- the rplE gene encoding 50S ribosomal protein L5, with product MAEAKAKKAAPKGAPAGGKPGKGGGSTKGSGKSQVATDPTPKVSEGTPRLLDYYTRTIRDRIKQQFGLENPMQIPRISKIVLNVGLGEASKNPKALDALVDEMLAITGQRPVITRAKKAISNFGLREGVPVGVMVTLRGPRMYEFLDRFISFSLPRTRDFRGMPSRSFDGRGNYSFGIKEQLIFPEIDYDKVDKVHGMDITIVTTAGRDDLALALLKEFGWPFRGETPIRPAL from the coding sequence ATGGCTGAGGCAAAGGCGAAGAAGGCGGCGCCCAAGGGCGCGCCGGCAGGTGGGAAGCCGGGCAAGGGTGGCGGGAGCACCAAGGGCTCCGGCAAGTCGCAGGTTGCGACCGATCCGACGCCGAAGGTGTCGGAGGGCACGCCACGGCTGCTCGACTACTACACCCGGACCATCCGCGATCGGATCAAGCAGCAGTTCGGGCTCGAGAATCCGATGCAGATTCCCCGGATCAGCAAGATCGTGCTCAATGTCGGTCTTGGCGAGGCGAGCAAGAATCCGAAGGCGCTCGATGCGCTGGTCGACGAGATGCTGGCGATCACCGGGCAGCGCCCTGTGATTACCCGGGCCAAGAAGGCGATCTCGAACTTCGGCCTTCGCGAGGGTGTGCCGGTCGGCGTGATGGTGACGCTGCGCGGTCCGCGGATGTACGAGTTCCTCGACCGCTTCATTTCGTTCTCGCTGCCCCGGACGCGTGACTTCCGCGGCATGCCGAGCCGGAGCTTCGATGGACGGGGGAACTACTCCTTCGGGATCAAGGAGCAGTTGATCTTCCCCGAGATCGACTATGACAAGGTCGACAAGGTCCACGGGATGGATATCACGATCGTGACGACGGCGGGGCGGGATGATCTCGCGCTCGCGCTACTCAAGGAGTTCGGGTGGCCGTTCCGGGGCGAAACCCCGATTCGACCGGCCCTGTAA